The Deltaproteobacteria bacterium region GGAGGGCCATCTTCGTGGGAGCGGCACCGATGCGCCAGCAGGTGCGTCCGGGTTCCTCTGAGGCATCGACGGGCCTCGTCGGTGCTGCGCGTTTGACGCCGCCTCGCCCGCGCTCTAGGTAGGGCGTTCCGCGGGCGCGCTGCCCGCCGAGGAGCTCTGCCATGGCCAAGTCCGCCCCCAAGCTCGAGGGTGTCGACCTCTTCGGATTCGAGGCGATGCTCACCGACGACGAGCGCGCGGTGAAGACGCAGATGCGCGCCTTCGTGGAGAAGGAGATCCTGCCCACCATCGGCAAGCACTTCGCCGCGGGCACCTTCCCCAAGCACCTCATTCCGCACCTGGGCGAGCTGGGCTGCCTGGGGTCGAACCTCACCGGCTACGGCTGCCCGGGGATGTCGAGCGTGGCCTACGGCCTGGCCATGCACGAGCTCGAGCGCGGCGACGCCGGCATCCGCAGCTTCTGCTCCGTGCAGGGCTCGCTGGCCATGTACCCCATCTGGCAGTTCGGCTCGGAGGCGCAGAAGAACAAGTTCCTCCCCAAGATGGCCAAGGGCGAGCTGGTGGGCTGCTTCGGGCTCTCGGAGCCGGACTTCGGCTCGGATCCCTCCGGCATGCGCACCCGCGCCGTGAAGGACGGAAACCACTACGTCCTCAACGGCACCAAGCTCTGGATCACCAACGGCACCCTGGCGGATCTCGCCGTGGTCTGGGCCAAGGTGGATCAGGGCGGCCCGGAGAGCATCCGCGGCTTCATCGTGGAGAAGGGGATGCCCGGTTTCACGGCGCGTGAAGTGGAGGGCAAGATGAGCCTCCGCGCGAGCGCCACCGCCGAGCTGAGCTTCCAGGACGTCCGCGTGCCCGCGGAGAACTTGCTCCCCGGCAGCGACGGCCTCAAGAGCCCGCTGATGTGCCTGAACCAGGCGCGCTACGGCATCGCCTGGGGCGCGCTGGGCTCGGCCACGGCGTGCTTCGAGGCCGCGCGCGACTATTCGCTGGCGCGGCTCCAGTTCAACAAGCCCATCGCCAGCTTCCAGCTCACGCAGCTCAAGCTCGTGGACATGCTCCAGGAGATCGTGAAGGGCCAGCTGGTGGCGCTGCAGCTCGGGCGCGCGAAGGACGCGGGCAACGTCACGCATCTGATGATCAGCCTCGCCAAGCGGAACAACGTGCGCATGGCTCTGGAGATCGCCCGCGAGGCGCGGTCCATCCACGGCGCGAACGGCATCACCGTGGAGTACGCGCCCATCCGGCACGCGCTCAATCTGGAGAGCGTGTACACGTACGAGGGCACCCACGAGGTGCACACGCTCATCCTCGGCAAGGCGATCACCGGGATCGACGCGTTCGGCGCCTGAGCATCACGCTGCGCGGGATGTCACTGGCACGTCGGGCACTGCAGGCGTGAGCTCTGGCTGGTAAGCTCATCGCAGGTGGCGTTCTGGAAGCAGGTGGCGATGGCGTCCTCGTTGAGGCAGGTGCGGCCGCTCGCGGGGTGCTCGCAGTCGTCCTCGCACTGCTTCTCGCTGGAGGTGATGGCGTTGCACGACGCGAGCTTCTTGCACACGGTCGAGCACGGCGAGCTGCCACAGCCCACGACCACCAGCGCCACCAGGACGACGAACGCGACTCGCATCGCCCCGACGCTAGCGCAGCAAATGCCCGCTGCACAGGACCCGTGGCCGCGTTATCAAAGGGCCATGGAAGCGCCGGTCGTGCTCTTCGACGGGGTCTGCAACCTCTGCACCGCCTCGGTGCAGTTCATCATCGATCGCGATCCCGACTCGGTCTTCCGCTTCGCCTCGCTCCAGTCCGAGGCGGGCCGCCAGGTGCTCGCCAGCGTGGGCCACACGGTGCCCGAGGGCGATCCCGAGTCGGTGCTGCTCGTGGAGGACGGCCAGCTCTACGAGCGCTCCGACGCCGCGCTGCGCATCGCCAAGCGCCTCAAGAGCCCGCTCCGCTTCACGGCGATCCTGCTCGCGCTTCCTCACGTGCTGCGCGACCCCGCGTACAAGTTCATCGCGCGGAATCGCTACCGCTGGTTTGGCAAGGCGACCGAGTGCCGGTTGCCCACGCCGCAGCTGCGTGCGCGGTTCCTCGATTGATCAAATCGACATCAGGTACGCGAGCAGGTCGTTCTTGTCCTGCTCGCTGAGCGTGGCCGTGTTGCCGTGCGGCTTGCTGCCCTTCATCTCCAGCACCGCGCGCAGCGCGAACGTCGCCGTGGGCACCACCGAGCCGCCTTCGACGCCGAGACCACCCGCGCCGCTCTCGAGCAGCGGGAACACGTCCCAGGTTCCAGCGAGCGGCGGAGGTGGCCAGCCACCAAAGATCGGCTCCTGCCACTCGGGGTGCAGCGGGAGGTGCACCGGCGTGCCCACGTCGTCGAAGTGGCCGCGCGTCTGGCGATCCTGATCCGCCGAGAAGGTCGGCCGCGGGTGACAGACCCGCGCCGAGCAGCCGACCTCTTTGCTCTCGAAGAGCTGCATGCCGTGCACCGCGTCGCCGTGCGTGCCGTCGGGCAAGGTGAGCTGCTTCGAGAACGCACCGTCGGCGGCCACGAACGGGTTCGGCGGCGGCGCGAAGAGCGCCTGGTAGTCGGAGAGCTCGCGGATCTCGTCGGTCGAGGGATCCGGGTTGTGGAAGCGATTGCGCGCGAGCACGTCGTGCGCGACCACGTCCAGCGTGGGCAGCGCCGAGGGCGTGAAGTACGGCGCGCTGTCGCGGATGCCGCGCAGCGTGGTCACCCGGTAGATGCGCAGCGGGTGCGTCTTTTCATAGAGCACGCCCGAGGTGTGGCCCTCCATGTGGCAGGCGTCGCAGCTCATGCCCGAGCGGCCCAGGTCGGTGAAGTAGATGATGTCGCCGAGCCGGCGCGCCTTCTGGTTCCACATGTTCGGGCCGTCGAAGGTGGCCGCGAGCGAGAGGTGCGCGGCGTCCTTGACGTCGAGGACGCTCACCGTGCCCGAGAGCCGGTTCACCGCGTAGAGCCTCTGCTTCTTCGCGTCGAGGCAGAGCGCGCGCGGGCCGGAGTGGATGGCCACGCTGGCGCGGTTGTTGGTCTCGAAGTCGCCGTCGGGGCGGATGTGCGGCGTGTTCGCGGGCGGCTGGATGTAGAGCTCGCCAACGAGCGCGTGCTCGGGATCGTCCTTGAGCAGGCCGGTGTCGAAGGCCAGCACGCGGCCCAGCGCGAGATCCGCGGCGTAGAGCCGGTTCTTCACGGGATCGATCGCCAGGCCCTCGAGCACGCCCGCGCCCATGCCCTTGTGGAGCAGCACCTGGTCGGTCTTGGCGTCGATCACCTCGACGCCGCCGTTCATGCTGACCTCCACCTTGTCCGGGTTGGGTCCCACGTTGGGGCCGATGGTGGACGCGAAGAGCAGGTCGTGCGTGGGGTCGTACGCGAGCGCGCGCGCGGCCTTGCCGCTCATCACGTATGCGCCGTACCTGGCCGTTCGGCCGCCGACGATCTTCACGCCCGGTCCGGGTGCGATGCGGACCGGCGCGGGATCTGGAGCGCCAGCCTGCGCGTTCGGCTTGAGGTGCACCACGTCGTCGGTGCCGATCTGCGCCACGTAGAGCGATCGCGACGAAGGCGCGACCACCGAGCGCGGCTGCCGACCCGGCACGCGGTGCGACTCGATCTGGCCGTTCGCGAGATTGACGCGCAGCAGCCCGCCCTGACGCGTGGTGACCCAGGCGCTGTCGCCGTCGAGCGTGAGCGCTTGCGGCCATTCGCCCAGCGGCAGCTTCTTCGACACGCCTGGTTTGCTCGTCGAGAACAGCTCCAGCGCGCTCTCGTACTCGTCGGCGACCACGAGCTGCGAGCCGTCCGCGGTGATCGCCAGCGCCCGCGGCCCGTCGCCCGCATGGATCACGTCGTGCTGCCCGCTGTCGGTGTTGTATCGATATATCTCGTCGGTCGTCGGCGAGGCCACGAAGAGCGCGCTGCCGTCGGGGGTGAGCGCGCAGGCGTAGGGCTCGGCGAAGTCCGCGTCGTTGACCACGGTGATGCTCGCGGTGCCGGGCACCCGGCTGCCATCGGCGTGGCGCACGCTCACGGTGGCCTTCATGCTGTCGGTGAGCGCGTTGAGCTTCTGCGGCGGCAGACGGAGCGTGAGGTGGCTACCGTCGATGAACGTCGCGGGAATGGCGACGGTGAACGGACCTTCGAAGCTCACGAGGTCGCCATTGCGGAAGCCGCCGCCGTAGACCGTCAGCGGGTAGCTGGTCTGGTTGCTGATGACGGTGGGACCAATGGTGTCGAGCCGCTCGGTCACCGGCGGGGGCGGCTTGGGGCCGAGCGCGCTGTAGAGGAAGTACGCGCCACCGCCGAGCACGACGAGCGCGATCACGACCGCCACCATCAAGGAGTTCTTGGTCACGTTGCGCTCGGTGTGGTGCGGTTCACGGCAGCCTCCGCAGGCTGGTCCAGGGAAACGGCGCCCAGAATGGGGTCGTCACCTGCTCGCCGTCGAGCGAGAACCAGGCCTGCCCCGGCGCGGCGTTGAGCACGTGGAAGCTCTGCGCGGGCATGAAGCCCTGGCCCACCAGCGCCAGGCGGTGGCCCTTGCCGTCGTCGGCGATGTCGAGCACCAGCACCGCGTGCCCGAGGTCCTTCGCGGGCAGCACGAAGAAGTCGCCGGGCTGCAGCGCCGCGCGCGCGACGGGCTTGTTGTACGCCCAGAGCGAGCGCGTGCCCGCGTAGGTGAAGACGAAGTCGAGGTACTTGCGAAACGCCGCGCGAGAGCCGTCCGCCGAGGCGCCCGCGCTCCACGACACTTTTTGCCCCGACACCTTGGGCCGCATGCCGCTGCGCCAGTCATCCCACTTCGCGGGCGCGCCGCTGGTGAGCGTGTACTGCAGGCCGTCGCGCGACGCGTTCGCCCAGTGCCACTCGGCGTTCAAGCGGATGATCGAGTCCGCGCACTGCTGCAGATCGCGATCGCCGACGTCGAGCGCGGCCACGGCGGCCACGCGCGGATCCGTGCCCAGGTGCACCACCGAGCCGTCGAAGGCCAGCACTGGCGCGCCCTCGGGCAAGAGCGGCAGCGTGCGCAAGAACGCGCCGAACGACTTCGGATCTTCCGCCACGCGCACGAAGCCCGCAGGCGGCGGAAAGGCGCTCTCCAGGGTGCGCACCGGCTGCTTGGCGTCGAGCCACACATAGCGCGCGCGCTGCGCGGCATCGGGCGGCACGGGCGCTGCGGCGAGGAGCGCGAGGGCGAGCGCGGAGAGCACGGCGGGAGTCTAGGGCGATTGTCCGCTTCGGGAAATCGAACCGAAAAGCCCCCTCGCCCGTTGGAGGCGACCATGACCCCTTCCATCGCCCTCCTGGTGCTCCTCGCCTCGCCCACGCTGCCTCCGCCGCTGCCGCCCGTCGAGCCGCCGACGGTCGAGAAGCTCCAAGACGCGAAGCCCGACAACAAGGAACTGAAGTCGCTCGTCGACGCCGACCAGGCCGATCGCCAGCACCCGCCGATGGATCCCAAGGGATTCCACGCGGTGATGGACCGCGATCACCAACGGCTGGCGCGTGTTAAAGAATTGGTTAAGTCCAACGCGCCGCAGACGGCGAACGACTTCTACGCGGCCGCGCTGGTGCTGCAGCACAGCGAGTCCCTCGACGACTACGCGCTCGCGCGCACGCTGGCGCTCGAGTCGGCCAGGCGCGGGGGTGCGAAGTCGCTCATGCTCGCGGCGGAAGCCTGGGATCGCTGGCTGATGAAGGCCGGTTACCCGCAGCACTTCGGCACGCAGTACCGGCCCAAGGCCGACGACAAGACGACGTTCGAGCTGGCGCCCATCGACTCTGCGACGACCGACGCCGAGCGCGTGAAGTGGGGCCTTCCGCCCCTCGCAGAGATTCCAAAGACGATGTCGCTGCACTAACGCGCGCTGGCGAGCCGCTTCACCGCATCGTGGATCTCGCGCGCGTCGAGCGCCGCGAAGCCCAGGCGTGCTGCCGACTGCGGCTTGCCGTCGAAGGCGAAGCGGCTCGCGGGAAAGAACGCCACGCCGCGCTCGAGCGCGCGTTTGGCCCACGCATCGACGTCGATGCCCGGCTCCACCTTCGCCCAGAGTGAAATCCCGCCAGCGGGGACTTCGAACTCGAGCGCGTCGCGCAGGTGCACATGCAGCGCGTCCGCGAGGGCGTCGCGGCGCGATTGATAGATGCGGCGCATGCGTCGTGCGTGCCGCTGCACCTCGCCGTCCTCGAGGAGCTCGGCCACGGCGCACTCCACGAGCTGATCGCCCTGTCGATCGGCGATGGCGCGCAGCGCGGTCATGCGGGCCATGAACGGAGCCGGCGCGACCGCGAACCCGAGCCGCAACCCCGGCGCGAGGATCTTGGAGAGCGTGCCGACGTAGACCACCGCGCCCGCGCGATCCGCCGACGCGAGCGGCAAGATCGGCCGGCCCTCGTAGTGGAACTCGTGGTCGTAGTCGTCCTCGATCACCGCGAAGCGATGCGTCTCCGCGAGCTGGAGCAGACGCAGCCGTCGTCCCGGAGAGAGCACGGCCGTCGTCGGATATTGGTGGTGTGGCGTGAGGTACACCGCGCGGATCTTGTGACGCGCGAGGTGCGCGGCGAGCTTGTCCACGTCGAGCCCGTGTGCGTCCACCGGGAACGGCTGGAGCTGCGCGCCCGCGAGCTTGAGCACCTCCCACGCCGGCCGATAGCCGAGGGCCTCCACCGCCACCACGTCGCCCGGACGCACCAGCGCGCGGGCCGCGAGATCCAGCGCCATCTGCGAGCCTCGGGTGATGATCACGCCTTCGGCCCCGGCGGCGACACCGCGCGTCTGGGAGAGCATCTCCGCCACCGCCGCACGCAGCCGCGGATGACCAGCAGAGTCCGCCGCGTAGTCCAGCAGCGTGCGACCGTGCACACGAAGCGCGCGTCGATACGCACGCGCGAGCGCGCCCGCGGGCACGAGCCGCAGATCCGGCACGCCGCCGCCGAGCGAGAGCACGCCCCGTGGCAGCTTCGGCGCGAGCGGGCTCGGCGGGGCAGGCTCGAGCTCGAACGTGGTGCGCGCAGGCAGCTCGGTGCGCAGCGCGCCCGCGAAGCGCCGCGGCGTGACCTCGGGCAGCGCGCTCGACACGAACGTCCCGCGCGCCGGTTCGGTGGCGATCCAGCCCTCGGCCTCGAGCTCCTGGTACGCGGCGAGCACGGTGTTGCGGTGGATGCCGAGGGTCTCGCCCAGGGTGCGACTTCCCGGGAGCGCCGCGCCCGGCCGCAGCCGTCCGCGCCGGATCTCCTCGGACAGCGCGCGTGCAAGCTGCAGGAAGAGCGGCGTGTCCCCCTTCGGATCCAGCGCGATCGCGAGCTGCCAGCGCATGATGCTGGTCTAAGTGATTTTGTGGTTCTGGTCCATCTGCACAGACCAGATCGGCGTCATGCTGGAACCATGGATCCGCTCCAGCGCCTGACCGCCGGGCCCGCGTGGCTCGCCACCACCGACGCCGATGGCTCGCACCGCATCACAAGCGTTCTCGCGACGCGCCAGCCCGAGCACCTGGGCTTCGACACCTCGGCCCTCCCGCGCGGACGGCAGGCGCTCTTGCGCGCAGAGCACGAGCTCGCGTCGCCGTTCGAAGATCGCGCGCTCACCCACTGGGCCGAGGCGCGCGGCGTCCTCGACGAGCGCGGGCTGCGGCTCTCGAGCGTGCAGGCAGGTCTGCCGTCGGGCGTGGACCGCGCGCTCCTCGAGCGGCTCTGGCTTCGCGGTGAACCGCGCGACGCCGACGCGATCCAGGAGCTCTTCGATGCGCATCCGGAATCGCGGCCCGCATTCCTCGAAGGACCGCCAGGCTTCTCGCTGTGCTGCGCGCTCACCCACGCCGAGCGCGAATGGGCCGTGGACATGCTCGCGCCGCTCTATTGGAACGTGGGGCTGCCGCGCGAGCTCCTGGCGCGCGCGGTCCACGGCGCCGTGTGCAACGTGGGCGCGCGCGACGCGAGCGGCAAGCTGGTGGCCCACGCGCGCGCCATCTCCGACGGCGCCAAGTACGCGTGGGTCTACGACGTCGTCGTCCATGAAGCGCTGCGCGGCAAGGGGCTCGGCCAGGCGTTGATGAAGCTCCTGCTCGATCACCCGCGCGTGCGCGGCGCGCGCCAGGTGCTGCTCGCCACCCGCGATGCACAGAAGCTCTACGCGCGCTTTGGCTTCATCGATCGCCGGGACGTACCGCCCAAGGCCTACACCTCGACGGAGATGGTGCTGCGGCGCGCCATCTGACCTTCTCGTTTGACGCCGTTTCCGCGAAGATCGACCCGCGACTTCCCATGGCTGGGCGCTCGCGTGTCGAACTCCGGGAGCGTGGATGGCCAGGGCCTTGGACGAGGAGGAGCTGCGCGCCCTCTACGTCGAGCTCGCGCCGGCGGTGCACCGGCGCGCCCTGGCCCTCCTCGGCGACGAGAGCGAGGCCTGGGACGTGGTGCAGGACGTGTTTCGCAAGCTGGTCGAGTCGCCCGCGGCCTTTCGCCGCGAGGCGCGGCCCATGACCTTCGTGTACCGCGTGGCCACCAACCTCTGCTTGAACCTGCTCCGTGCCCAGCGCGTCCGCAGCCGCGCCGATGCGCCTTCCGAGCCCGCGCTCCAGCCTGCGCAAGCCGACGCACGCGAGCTGCTCATGCACCTGCTCGATCGGCTCGACGAGCGCGCGCTGCAGATCGCCACCCTGCACTTCTTCGACGGGCTGACGCAGGAGGAGATCTCGGACGTCATCGGCCTCTCGCGCAAGACGATTGGCCTGGAGCTGCAGAAGATCCGCGCGCTGGCCGCGGCGCTCGGCGGAGGCGCCGCATGAACCACCTCTCCGATCTCACGCTCGACGAGCTGGCCGGCCGCGAGCTGAGCGCGCCGCACCTGGCCGAGTGCGCGGCCTGTCGCGCGCGGCTCGAGGCGTTTCGAAGCTTCCGGGCGCGCTCGCTCGCGAGTCCGCGCTTCGAAGAGATCCGCGCGTCGCTCAAGCCGCCTCGGCGCATGCGCTGGGTGCCCTTTGGATTGGCGCTCGCCGCCTCGCTCGCGCTGGCGCTCGTCGTCGCGCCGCGGCTCGGGCCGCACGAGCGCATCAAGGGCAAGCCCTTCTTGCAGTTGGTGACCGCGCGCGGCGAGAGCGCGGGGCCCGTCTCGCCCGGCGCGCGGCTGGGGCTCACCGTGAACGGCGCCGGAAGCGGCTACGTGCTCGTGGTGGCGCTCGCGCCCGACGGCGGGGTGTCGCAGCTCTGGCCCGTGCACGGCGAGGTGAGCGGCGCCATCCCGCCGGGCTCGGCGCGGCTCGAGCCGCCCTTCGAGGTCACGCCGGGCTCGGCGCACCTGGTGGCGCTCTTTTCGGACGCACCGCTCGACGCGCGCGAAGTTCTTAACCATCCGGTGACATCCACAATCCCCGGCGAGCGCGCCCGCGCCGAGACCGACCTGGTGGTCGAGGAGAATTCGCGATGAGCCCTCGTGTGCTTGCTGGCTGCGCGCTGGCCTTGGCGCTCGTGCCTCCGTCGTCCGCGCACGCGCGCCGCTGGGCGGTGATCGTGGGCAACAACGTGGGCGACGCCGATGACGCGCCGCTGCGCTACGCCGAGACCGATGCCAGGCGGCTGGCCGACGTGCTCGCCGAGGTGGGCGGCGTCCACGCCGACGACGAGGTGCTGTTGCTCGGACGCAGCGCGGCCGACGTCGCGCAGACGCTCAAGTCGCTCGAGGAGAAGCTGAGGCTCGAGGCCCAGCCGGCGGATCAGCTCATCGTCTACTTCAGCGGCCACGCCGACGAAGGCGAGCTGCACCTTGGCGGCGGGCGCTTGCCGCTCGCGGAGCTGAACGCGTACGCGCAGCGGGTGCCCGTGGGCGTCGCGGTGTTGATCCTCGATTCGTGTCGATCCGGATCCGTCACTCGACTGAAGGGTCTCAAGCCGCTGGGCGGAACGGCGGTGAGCGTGGAGCTGCCCGAGGTGCGCGGCCGCGTGGTGATCGGCTCCTCGGGGCCGGACGAGCTCGCGCAGGAGTCGGACGCGGTGGGCGGATCCTTCTTCACCCACCACCTGCTCGCGGCGCTGCGTGGGCTCGCCGACACCAGCCACGACGGCGTGGTCACCCTCGAGGAGGCGTACACCTACGCGTACGCGCACACCGTCGAGTCCACGTTCGCCACCGAGGGCGGCGTGCAGCACCCGAGCTTCCACGTGGATCTCCGCGGTCAGGGCGCGCTCGCGCTCACCGCGCCCGGGCGCGCGCGCGGAAAGCTCCGGCTCGAGCTCGCAGACGTCGCTGAAGTGCTGGTGGTGAAGTGGCCGTCGAACGAGCTGCTGGGCGAGTTCGTGAGCCCGGCCGGCGCGGCGGAGCTCGCGGTGCCGCCGGGTGCGTACGCGGTGCGCGTGCGTCGCGGCGCGCAGAGCGCCGAGCGGGAGATCACCGTGCCCGAGGGCGGCTCGGCCGTGCTTCACGACGGCGACTTCGAGCTCACCGCCGTGGCCCCGACGCGCTCGCGCGGACCGATGGACACGGTCCGGCTCGCGGTCGGCGGCTCCGCCGGTCTTGGCCTGACGCGGAATGCCTCGACCGGTGTGGGCTTTGGCATCGGCGCGGAGCTCGACTCGCCCGGCTGGCCGAGCGTGGCCAAGCACCTCGCGGTGGATCTCGCCGCGCGCTCCAGCGACGCGACGGGCGAGGTGACCTACCGCGAGCGCACGCTCGATCTCCGCGCCGGTCCGGGTTGGGTGAGCTGGCTGGGCCCCGCCCGGCTGCGGCTCGCGCCCGAGCTCGGCGCCATTGGCGTGCTTCAGGATCGCCTGCCGGGAAACCTGGCTCGCAACTCGCTGGCGCCCGAGCTCGGCGCGAGCGCCGCGCTGGAGCTGGGGCTCGTGGGGCCGGTGGCGGTGTTCGCAGATGCGTTCGGCGGCGGCGCGCTCTTGAACACGGTGGTGGGCGCGGAGCTGCGCCCGCGCGTGGACGGCGTGCTCGGGCTGGCCGTGCGGATCTGAGTTCCCATCGAAGCGAGCGCGCGTGTCCAAGGTCGGTCGACGCACTGGAGCGAATCATGAAGCGACTGATCCTGGCGGCGCTGATCCTCGCGGGCTGCGGCAAGCCGCTCTACGAGTCGAGCGGGAGCACGAGCGGAAGCAGCGGCACCTCGGGGCAAACGCAGGACATCACCGTCACGGGCACGCGCCGCGCGCCGAACGTGATGTTCGTGGTGGATCGCTCGGGGTCCATGGCGGACAACCCGGACGACAGCTCGGATCCCTCGTGCGTGGGCACATCCGGGCAGCACGGGTACACGTGCAAGTGGGACCAGCTTCTCTCGTTGATGGCGGGCGACGGCATCAATTCGGGCTATGTGCAGCAGCTCCAGGACACGCTGGGGCAAGCAGCCGGTGAACCCGCACAGCTTGGGCTCATCACGTACGCAGGTTCCGCAGCGTGCGACGTGGGCGTGGTCCAAGAGGCCGTCGCAGCCAACAACGCGGCCAACATCAACCGGGATCTGGATGCGATCGCGCCCCAGGGCGGCACGCCGACCGCTGCCACGCTCGCGGTGGCACGCGACGCGCTCCTCGCAGCTGCGGACAGCACCGGCCGCGATTCGTACGTGGTGCTCCTCACCGACGGCGCGCCCAACTGCGATCCGAATTTCCCCGCGACCTCCGCCAACTGCCAGGACGGCACCCAATACTGCGTCGGCGCCAACGCGTGCGTTCAGTCGAACGGGACACTCGATGGCGCGGCGCCGCTCGGTTGCCTCGACGAGGACGCCTCCGTCGCGGCAGTACAGGACCTCTTCAACAACGGCATCCAGACCTTCGTGATCGGCTTCGGCGCTGACTTCAACGACACCGCCAGCCTGGCCAACGACACCCTCAACAAGATGGCTCTCGCAGGCGGCGAGCCGTTTACCGCCAATGGCGCGCTGACGACGTCGTTCTACCGAGCCAGTTCTGCCGCCGACCTCGGGGCCTCACTCCAGGACGTGTCCAATGCCATCCAGAACCGCTGCGGCTTCCGGCTCGCCGAGGCCGCGCCGGTAACCATCTCGGCTGCCAAGGTGCAGAGCGGCAGCACCACCATCTCGCTCACCCTGGGAACGATGCTGCTCAGCACCGACCGCAAGAGCCTCACGCTCTCCGACACGGTCTGTCAGGAAGTCTCGGGCGACCAGGTCTCGTTCATCTTCACGCCGTAGCGACAGGACCACGCCATGAAACGCGTCTTCTTGCTCGCGGCCATCGCTCTCGCGGGGTGCAACCAGCCGCTCTACGAAACCTCAACCACTGGAACGAGCGCGACGGGCGCCAGCGCCACGGGCACGTCTCAGACGAGCAGCTCGGCCGCTGGGGCGAATGGCGCAGCCGGCGCGACCGGAGGCACTGGAACAGGGGCGACGACGGGCGGCGTCAGCAGCGGAGCCGGCGTGACCGGCGGAATCACGACTGCCGGAGCGACGACAACCACACTCAGCAGCACCATGGGCGCCACGGGCTTCTCCGGCTCCTCGATGAACGCGTTCCTCGGCCAGCGCGTTACGCCGGAGATCGTGTTCGTGGTCGACCGCTCGAACGCGATGGCCGCACCGATCAACACCGCCAGCCAGGACTCCAAGAGTGTGGAGGTGCGGTACGGCCTGACCGACGAGCTGGTCGCTCTGGGCCGCTCGTTCTCCAGCGACGGCGGTGCTCCGATGGTGGGGCTCGTCGACTATCCCAAGTGGACCAGCGCCGCGCCCGAGGGCAACAACCTGTGCCTTCCGGCTGAGCTCTCGGTGGCGCTCACGCCGCTCGCTGTGGCAGCGGATGGCTCGAACGAGGTCCCGACCGCAGATGCGATCGACAGGGCGGTCGCTGGACTGACGCCGTTCGGCCAAGCCCCGCTCGTGAGCGGCCTCACCAAGGCGCGGGCGCTGTTCGATCCATTCGCCGACCGGTATGTGGTGGTGATCGCCGCGGGCGCACCGAACTGCAACCAGGCCTTCGCCGATCCGCCAAGCACTTGCGTCGACGGATCTTTGGGCTGCGTATTTCCGGGCTCGTGCTACGACGCGAGCGGAAACGCGGAGAGCAGCGACACGCCGCTGGGCTGCGCCGACACCGACCTTGCCTCGAGCACGCTCACCAACATGGCACAGGGCGGGATCCCGACGCTCGTCATCGGCGTCGGGGCGGATTTGCAGGACCCGACCTCTACGAGCCACGTCGCGCTGGACCAGCTTGGGCTCGCAGGTGGCCTGCTCCAACCTGCGGACGACGGGGGCGCGCACTTCGAGCTCGCGACGGACCAATACTCGCTGCAGGCCGCGCTCTCGCA contains the following coding sequences:
- a CDS encoding GNAT family N-acetyltransferase; its protein translation is MDPLQRLTAGPAWLATTDADGSHRITSVLATRQPEHLGFDTSALPRGRQALLRAEHELASPFEDRALTHWAEARGVLDERGLRLSSVQAGLPSGVDRALLERLWLRGEPRDADAIQELFDAHPESRPAFLEGPPGFSLCCALTHAEREWAVDMLAPLYWNVGLPRELLARAVHGAVCNVGARDASGKLVAHARAISDGAKYAWVYDVVVHEALRGKGLGQALMKLLLDHPRVRGARQVLLATRDAQKLYARFGFIDRRDVPPKAYTSTEMVLRRAI
- a CDS encoding acyl-CoA dehydrogenase family protein; its protein translation is MAKSAPKLEGVDLFGFEAMLTDDERAVKTQMRAFVEKEILPTIGKHFAAGTFPKHLIPHLGELGCLGSNLTGYGCPGMSSVAYGLAMHELERGDAGIRSFCSVQGSLAMYPIWQFGSEAQKNKFLPKMAKGELVGCFGLSEPDFGSDPSGMRTRAVKDGNHYVLNGTKLWITNGTLADLAVVWAKVDQGGPESIRGFIVEKGMPGFTAREVEGKMSLRASATAELSFQDVRVPAENLLPGSDGLKSPLMCLNQARYGIAWGALGSATACFEAARDYSLARLQFNKPIASFQLTQLKLVDMLQEIVKGQLVALQLGRAKDAGNVTHLMISLAKRNNVRMALEIAREARSIHGANGITVEYAPIRHALNLESVYTYEGTHEVHTLILGKAITGIDAFGA
- a CDS encoding PLP-dependent aminotransferase family protein, which encodes MRWQLAIALDPKGDTPLFLQLARALSEEIRRGRLRPGAALPGSRTLGETLGIHRNTVLAAYQELEAEGWIATEPARGTFVSSALPEVTPRRFAGALRTELPARTTFELEPAPPSPLAPKLPRGVLSLGGGVPDLRLVPAGALARAYRRALRVHGRTLLDYAADSAGHPRLRAAVAEMLSQTRGVAAGAEGVIITRGSQMALDLAARALVRPGDVVAVEALGYRPAWEVLKLAGAQLQPFPVDAHGLDVDKLAAHLARHKIRAVYLTPHHQYPTTAVLSPGRRLRLLQLAETHRFAVIEDDYDHEFHYEGRPILPLASADRAGAVVYVGTLSKILAPGLRLGFAVAPAPFMARMTALRAIADRQGDQLVECAVAELLEDGEVQRHARRMRRIYQSRRDALADALHVHLRDALEFEVPAGGISLWAKVEPGIDVDAWAKRALERGVAFFPASRFAFDGKPQSAARLGFAALDAREIHDAVKRLASAR
- a CDS encoding MtsA protein, producing the protein MTKNSLMVAVVIALVVLGGGAYFLYSALGPKPPPPVTERLDTIGPTVISNQTSYPLTVYGGGFRNGDLVSFEGPFTVAIPATFIDGSHLTLRLPPQKLNALTDSMKATVSVRHADGSRVPGTASITVVNDADFAEPYACALTPDGSALFVASPTTDEIYRYNTDSGQHDVIHAGDGPRALAITADGSQLVVADEYESALELFSTSKPGVSKKLPLGEWPQALTLDGDSAWVTTRQGGLLRVNLANGQIESHRVPGRQPRSVVAPSSRSLYVAQIGTDDVVHLKPNAQAGAPDPAPVRIAPGPGVKIVGGRTARYGAYVMSGKAARALAYDPTHDLLFASTIGPNVGPNPDKVEVSMNGGVEVIDAKTDQVLLHKGMGAGVLEGLAIDPVKNRLYAADLALGRVLAFDTGLLKDDPEHALVGELYIQPPANTPHIRPDGDFETNNRASVAIHSGPRALCLDAKKQRLYAVNRLSGTVSVLDVKDAAHLSLAATFDGPNMWNQKARRLGDIIYFTDLGRSGMSCDACHMEGHTSGVLYEKTHPLRIYRVTTLRGIRDSAPYFTPSALPTLDVVAHDVLARNRFHNPDPSTDEIRELSDYQALFAPPPNPFVAADGAFSKQLTLPDGTHGDAVHGMQLFESKEVGCSARVCHPRPTFSADQDRQTRGHFDDVGTPVHLPLHPEWQEPIFGGWPPPPLAGTWDVFPLLESGAGGLGVEGGSVVPTATFALRAVLEMKGSKPHGNTATLSEQDKNDLLAYLMSI
- a CDS encoding sigma-70 family RNA polymerase sigma factor; its protein translation is MARALDEEELRALYVELAPAVHRRALALLGDESEAWDVVQDVFRKLVESPAAFRREARPMTFVYRVATNLCLNLLRAQRVRSRADAPSEPALQPAQADARELLMHLLDRLDERALQIATLHFFDGLTQEEISDVIGLSRKTIGLELQKIRALAAALGGGAA
- a CDS encoding thiol-disulfide oxidoreductase DCC family protein; the encoded protein is MPAAQDPWPRYQRAMEAPVVLFDGVCNLCTASVQFIIDRDPDSVFRFASLQSEAGRQVLASVGHTVPEGDPESVLLVEDGQLYERSDAALRIAKRLKSPLRFTAILLALPHVLRDPAYKFIARNRYRWFGKATECRLPTPQLRARFLD